CGCGCATCAGGGATTCCTCTTACTCGGGCAAGGCGACTGGGCCGATGTCTTTGAACACGTCACCCGGGCCCGGGTTCTCTTTATGGGTGGCGCCGCCGAAGTGTTTCATGATTCCCCACACCGCGTTGAGCGAAGTCTGCACCGCGCCTTCGACCCACGCCGGCGTCCACGACACGTCATCGCCGGCGATGAAGATCCCGCGCTGTTCGGCCGGCATCTCGTCCTGCATGAAGTGCGCGTACATGCGCTGGTTGTAGCGGTAGTGGCCGGGCAGGGCGCCCTTGAAGGCACCGAGGAAGTGCGGGTCGGCTTCCCACGACACGGTGATCGGATCGCCGATGATGCGCGAGGCGATGTCGACCTTCGGGTAGATCTTCTTCAACGCGTCCAGCGCCAGTTTCACGCGCTTTTCCACCGGGTGCGGGAGCATCTTCAACGCGTCGCTCATCCACGAGTACGACAGGCAGATCACGCCCGGCTTGTCGTCGCCGTTGTCGAACAGATAGGTGCCGCGGGTGAGGCGGTCGGTGAGGGTCATGCTCATCAGGTCGCGGCCGGTTTCCGGATCCTTGTCCTTCCAGAACGGCCGGTCGACCATCACGAAGGTCTTCGACGACTGCATGTAGCGGGTGCGGTCGAGGGCCATCCACATCTTTTGCGAGAACAGGGTCTCTTCGCATTCGATCTGGGTGGTCAGCAGCCAACTCTGGCAGGTGGTCAGCACGGCGGCGTACTCGCGGGTGTCGCCGTTGTTGTCGGTGACGGCGAAACGGCCGCCCGGCGCATGGGCGATCTTCTTCACGCCCGAACGCGGCGCGCCGCGGTGCAGCGATTTCAGGCTGGTGCCTTGCGGCCAGTGCACGCAACGCTCCGGCACGTGCCGCCAGATGCCTTGCGGCACCTGTTCCACGCCGCCGACCACCAGGTGCTGGTGATCGTCGCAGTTGGTCATCACCACGCGGAAGATTTCCAGCATCGAGTTGGGGAAGTCCGAGTCCCAGCCGCCGGTGCCGAAGCCGACCTGGCCGAACACTTCGCGGTGGTGGAACGACAGTTTGGCGAACGCCTTGGAGGTGGCGACAAAGTCGTAGAACGTGCGGTCGTCCCACAGCGGCACGAGGGTGTTCCACAGCTCCTTGAGGCGCGGCACGTCGCGGTCGCGGATCGCCTGCTGGATCTCGCCGAAGCGCGCGCCGTCCTCCAGGGCGTCCGCCCAGGCGTCGGCCACTTCCTGGAACAGTGCAGGAAGATCCGCCAGTTTCTGGGCGTAATGGGTCTTGCCTTCCAGGTCGATCACGGTGCTGCCGGAGGCCGGCGTCAGCGGGTTGGGGAAAGGTTTGGTTTCCAGGCCGAGCTTGTCGACATAGTGGTAGAACGCGGTGGACGACACCGGGAAACGCATACCGCCCAGTTCCGCGACGATGCCGTCGGTGCCGTTGAACGCCTGGGAGCGCAGGCGGCCACCGAGCTTGGAGGCCTCGTAGACTACGGGCTTGAGGCCCAGCTTCATCAGCTCGTACGCGGCCACCAGCCCGGCGATGCCGGCGCCGACGATCGCCACTTCCGCGCCGTGGTGCTGCTCGGGAATGCTGCCCAGGCCGGCCGGGTGTTCGATCCAGTCGTCGAAGGCGAAGGGGAAGTCCGGGCCGAAGATGGTGACCGGTTTTTTACCGTCTGCAGGATGGCGATTGTTCTTGTTCATGGCTGACCTTGCTGGCGACCCGACGCAGGATGCGCGTCTGAGTATAGGAAAAGATGCCGGCCATTCTAGGGAGCGCAGAACACGTTAATAAGACGCAATGTGTCGTCGTTATGCCGTTTTATCAGTCGATATGACGATATATCTGTGCATAGTGACTAGTTCAGGAGCGAGCCTGGTCGCGAAGAGGCCCGACCGCACAACCAATATGCCGAACCCGGGGGTCAAACCGGCTGCCCTCGGTCAATCTTGCTGCTCAGGATGATCGACGTGGTCGTCTTTTCCACCCCGTCCACGCTGCCGATCTGGTCGAGCAACTGATCCAGCTGCTCCGGCGAGTCGGTGCGCAGCCACGCCACATAATCGAATTCACCACTCACCGCACACAGTTGCTGCACCTGCGCCATGGCGCTGAGCCGGCGCAACACCTCTTTCCCGGAGCGGGGTTGCACGGTGATGCCCACGTACGCCTGCAATCCGCCGTCCACCACCCGCTGGCCCAGGCGCACGCCGTAACCGGTGATGACCTTGGCCTTTTCCAGCCGTGCCAGCCGTGACGTCACGGTGGTGCGGGCGATCCCCAATTGCCGCGCAAGCATCGCCACGCTCTCGCGGGCGTTGATTTGCAGGGCGGCGATCAGCTGACGGTCGATTTCGTCGAGCACGGGCGGGCGGATGTCAGGCAAAGGGCGTCTCCAGGGGCGCGGACGGATGGGCTGCATGTTACAGATTCAGGCGGGAGAGCGCTTACGGCCGACAATCGAAGGGTTTCTGGACTGTCTGGTTTATTTCTATTGCGACACATTGCGGCGGGCAACCGTGTGCGCAGCGGCGAACGGGTGTGGGCCTGGGATCCGGGCAACCCGAACATCACCAAGCGCCCGCCGCCCGATGACCTGCGTGTCGCCCAAGACCGGAAGGCAGTACATCCTGCTGGCGGCGGGCGGGGCGCGAATTTGGCGAAATGGGTGGAAGCTGGGCACTGTGTCGCCAGTGTATTGTTTTTTGTACCGCGGAGCGGTCAGGTTTTTCGGCCATGACGTTGTTCGCCTGGTAAAAATGTGATCAGGGTTGTTGCAAGGTGGCAATTACACACCTAACATGCCCGCCTTCTCTCACCCGACAGCAAAGGAGGTACATCATGCAACAGTTGATCACCCTTTGCAGGTCGCGCCTGGCTTGAACGCATTCGCCGCTACTCGTTAGCGGTACAGCAACGCCCGGCCTCTGGCCTGCCAATCCGAACATCTTTTTGTTTCAACCCATCAGGATTGGACTATGGGCACTTGCATTCGCAATTTGTCCGACGGCGCCGTATTGGTCGCCGCGGACGACACCTGGATCGAAGGAAAAGCGATCCAACAACTCGAAACCACCGCTCGCCTAGGGGGCATGCATCGGGTGGCCGGCATGCCGGACCTGCATCCGGGGCGTGGCTATCCGGTCGGCGCGGCATTCTTTTCCGTGGGGCGTTTGTACCCGACGCTGGTCGGCAATGACATCGGCTGTGGCATGGCGCTGTGGCGCACGGACATCCCGACCGCCAAGCTGCATCTGGACAAGCTGGAGAAACGCCTTGGCAACCTCGACCTGCCGCTCGACGAGACGTGGCAGGAAGCCGTCGCCAGCTTCGGTTTGCCTGCCACGGGGCACGAGCGTTCTCTAGGCACCATTGGTGGTGGTAACCACTTCGCCGAGTTGCAGCAACTCGATGAAGGCTACGACGATGCGGCCCTGGCAGCCTTGGGCATCGAGCGCAAACACCTGCTGTTGCTGGTGCACAGCGGCTCGCGTGGTTTGGGCGAGGCGATCTTGCGTGAGCAGGTCGACCTGTTCGGTCATCACGGACTGGAGGCGGGCAGCGAGGCCAGCACTCATTACCTGAGCCGGCACAACGGCGCGCTGCGTTTTGCCGAAGCCAACCGTCAGTTGATTGCCCGGCGCATGCTCGACCGCTTGCGTGCCGATGGCGATGTACTGCTCGACATCAACCACAACCTGGTGTCGCCAGCGCAGGTCGACGGGCTCGATGGCTGGCTGCATCGCAAAGGCGCCACACCGTCGGATCAGGGGGCGGTGGTGATCCCTGGTTCGCGCGGCGACTACAGCTACTTGGTACAGCCGATCGCCGACGAGCGCAGCCTGTTGTCCCTGGCCCATGGCGCCGGACGCAAATGGATGCGCAGCGAGTGCAAGGACCGCCTCGCCTCGCGCTACAGCGTCGAGCAACTGAGTCGTACGGCACTAGGCAGCCGCGTGATCTGCGCCGACCGGGCGCTGATCTACGAGGAAGCGCCGGAGGCCTACAAGGCTATCGACTCGGTGGTGGGTGCCTTGCGTGAAGCGGGGTTGGTTCGCGTGCTGGCACGACTGAAACCGGTGCTCACCTACAAGACGCGCGGAGGGTGCTGCTGATGATCCTGCTGCAACTCTCGGCGGCTCAGGGGCCGGAAGAATGTGCCCTGGCAGTGGCCAAGGCATTGCTCAGGCTGCAGGCCGAAGCGGATGCCCAGGCCGTGGCGGTACGGATAGTCGAAGAAGAGCCGGGGCCGCGGCGCGGTACCTTGCGCTCGGTGTTGCTGGCACTGGATGGCGAGCAGGCCGAGCGCCTGGCGGATCACTGGACGGGCTCGCTGCAATGGACGTGCAACAGTCCGTACCGGCCGGGGCATGCGCGCAAGAACTGGTTCTTTGGGGGCGCACGGTTTGCGCCGCCGGCACCGGAATTGGCGAGCGAGATCCACTTCGAGACCTTGCGTTCGTCCGGGCCGGGTGGTCAGCATGTCAACACCACCGACTCGGCAGTGCGCGCCACGCACCTGGCCAGCGGCGTCAGCGTCAAGGTACAGAGCGAGCGTAGCCAGCACGCCAACAAACGCTTGGCGCTGCTGCTCATCGGTCAACGCCTGGCGCAACAGGCAGAGCAGGTCGACAGCGAACTGCGCGCGGAGCGGCGGTTGTTCCATCACCGCATCGAGCGTGGCAATCCACGTCGGGTGTTTCGTGGCGAACGCTTCGAGCCGGCTGACGAGTAGATTGTGTGCGAATAGTCGTCGAGCAAAAGTCAGGCCGGGCGGCGTAGGCGACGCCGGCCCCACAAAAACGGATGAGGAAAGGACCCGGCTCGCACTCGGGTTTACGAGTTGCAAAGGAGCATTCCGTATCTGAGGCGATTCCGCCAAAAACGCAAAAGCCGCGCATTCGCGCGGCTTTTTGATGTCTGGTGGGCCCACACGGACTCGAACCGTGGACCAAAGGATTATGAGTCCTCTGCTCTAACCGACTGAGCTATAGGCCCTCAGTAGGCGGCGGATTATAGCGACGGTTTGGCGGCTGTGCTATCCGAAAAATCCGATACGGCGATGCGCAGAAACGTGGCGGCGAACTCTTCGGGCGGCAAGGGCAGGCTGACGATGTAGCCCTGGATCTGTTCGCAGCCTTCGGCGGCGAGGAACTGCTCCTGGGCCTGGGACTCCACGCCTTCGGCGATCACGGTGAACTGCATGCTGCGGCCCAGGGCGATGATGGCGCGGACGATGGCTGCGTCGTGCGGGTCGTCGGGCAGGCCGCGGACGAAGGACTGGTCGATCTTGAGGATGTCCAGCGGCAGGCGCTTGAGGTAACTGAGCGAGGAATAGCCGGTGCCGAAGTCGTCGATGGCCAGTTGCACGCCCAGGCGCTTGAGCTGGTGCAGCACCGCGAGAGCCTCTTCGGCCTGGCTCATGATGAAGTTTTCGGTGATCTCCAACTGCAAAAGGTCCGGCCTGAGGCGGTTGTCCTTGAGCAGTTGCTCGATGCGGCCCAGCAGGTTCGGCTGGCGCAGCTGGGCGCCGGCGAGGTTGACCGACAGCGGTCCGAGGCTTTCGTAGATTTGGTTCCACTCGAACATCTGCCGGCAGGCGGTCTCCAGCACCCAGTCGCCGATCTGCAGGATCATGCCGTTCTCTTCGGCCAGCGGAATGAAATGCTCCGGCGGCACCTCGCCGAAGTTGGGGTGGCGCCAGCGGATCAGGGCTTCGGCGCCGACCAGGCGGTGGTCGTCGAGGCTGATTTTCGGCTGGTAGTAGAGGTACAGCTCATCGCGCTCGATGGCCCGGCGCAGTTCGTGCTCCAGGGCCACGCGTTCGCTGGCCTGGGCGGTGAGGTCGCGGGTGTAGCTTTCGACGCGGTTGCGGCCCTTGGCCTTGGAGCGGTACATCGCCGCGTCGGCGTTCTTGACCAGCGTGGCCACGTCGCAACCGTCCCGAGGGTAGAGGCTGGTGCCGATGCTGGCGCTGATGAAGAACTCGTGCTCGCCGGCCTGGAACGGCGCGCTGAAGCAGTGCAGCAGCTTGTTGGCGATGTGGTCGGCGTCGCTGGCCTGCTGCAGGCCGGGCAACAGGATGATGAACTCGTCGCCGCCCAGGCGGGCGACGGTGTCGATGTCGCGCAGCTGTTCCTTCAGGCGCACGGCGATGCCCTTGAGCAGCAGGTCGCCGACCGGGTGGCCGAGGCTGTCGTTGATGTGTTTGAAGCGGTCGAGGTCCAGGAACAGCACCGCGCCCTGGCCGCCGTCTTCTTGTTGGCTGTTCAGTGCCATGAGCAACCGGTTTTCGAACAGGGTGCGGTTCGGCAGGCCGGTGAGGGGGTCGTGGTGGGCCTGGTAGTCGAGCTTGGCCTGGGCGTGCTTGAGGCTGGAGATGTCGGCGAACACCGCGACGAAGTGGGTGATGGAGCGGTCGCGGTTGCGCACGGCGCTGATGGTCAGCCAGCTGGGGTAGAGTTCGCCGTTCTTGCGCCGGTTGGAGATTTCGCCCTGCCAGTGGCCTTCGTCGGTCAACTGGTGCCACATGGCGGCATAGAAGGCGCTGTCGTGCAGGCCCGACGCCAGCAAGCGAGGGGTGTGGCCCAGGGCCTCGCTTTCGCTGTAGCCGGTGATTTCGGTGAAGGCGCGGTTGACGGCGCTGATGTGCTGCTGGGTGTCGGTGATCAGCACGCCTTCGGCGGTGCTTTCGAACACCGTGGCCGCCTGCTGCAGTTTCTCCTGCATCAGGTGCCGTTCGGTGATGTCCCGGGCGATGGTCAGCATGCAGTCGTCCTCGCCGATCGGCAGCGGGCGGCTGGAGACCTCGCAGAGCCGGATCTGCCCGTCGCTGCGGCGGATGTGGCAGCTGAAGTCGCGCACGTAGCCGTCGCGGTGCAGCAGGTCGAGCATCTGCTTGCGTTCGTTGAGGTTGACCCAGATCCCGAGATCCAGCGCCGAGCGATCCACCGACATGGCGCTGTTGTAGCCGGTGATGCGGCTGAAGCCTTCGTTGACCTCCAGCAGCAGACCGTCGCTCTGGCGCGACAGGAGCAGGCCGTCCGGCGAGGCATGGAACGCCTTGGCGAACTTTTCCTCGGAGGTCTGCAGCTGTTGCTGGGTTTCCTTGAGCTGGGAGATGTCGCGCACCACCACCACCAGGGCCGGCGTGGTGTCCAGGTCGAACGGTTCGGCGGAGATCAGGCCGGTGAACAGTTGGCCGTTGCTGCGCCGAAAGGGCATCTCCAGGTTGCGGATGCTGCCGGCCTGCAGGCGTTGCAGCAGGCCGGGGCCGACGCCGGGAATGCCCCAGATGTTGAGTTCGGTGGCGGTCTGGCCGATCACCTCTTCGGCCTTCAGCCCGATCTGCTCTTCGAAGGCTTCGTTGACCTCCAGCAGGCAGCCGTCGGACAGCCGGGCGATGACCAGGATGTCCGGGCACTGCTGGAACACCGAGGCGAATTTCTGTTCCGACAGCCGCAGCGCTTCTTCCGTGCGCTTGGCTTCGCTGATGTCGATCATCAGGCCGCGCATCACCGGCTCGTGGCCGTGTTCGATCAGGCTGACGATGTCGCGGACCCACAGGCAGCGGCCGTCGGCGGTGATCACCCGGTAGTCCAGGCTGTGGTCGCGCCCGGCCTGCACCTCGTGGTCGCAGAAGGTCTGGGCCCGGGTCAGGTCCGCCGGGTGGATGATGTTGCGCCAGAAGCCGGGGATCAGCCAGTGGGAGAGCGGATAACCGAGCAGATCCTCGGCGTGGGGCGAGACGTAGCTGTAGGTGAAATCGCTGATCCGCGCTTCCCAGGCGATGGCCGACAGGCTCTCCACCAGGCCCCGGTAGTGGTACTCGCTGCTGCGCAGCTCCTGTTCGAGATCGATACGCCGGGCGATCTCCGAACTCAGGCGGCGGTTGATGCGGATCACCACCGCCAGCACGCTGAACAGCAACAGCAGGCCCGGCAGGCCGTATATCAGAAGATCCGACCAGAATGTCCGGTGATCGAGGACGTTGCCGACCCAATGCTCCTGGATACTGCTGATTTCCTCCGGAGACATGTCGGCGAGCACCTTGTCCAGGATGGTCACCAGCATCTTGTTGTCCCGGGGGACGGCCATCGCCAGCTGGTAGCGGTAGGGTGTCTCGCCGCTGACGTACAGGCCGTCGAGCTTGAGTTGGCGCAGGCTCCAGACGCTGGAGGCGAGGTCGCCGACCACGGCGTCCACCTCGTCGGTGGCCAGGGCCTGGAGCGCCGAACTGACGTTGGGCATGGCCACCAGGTTCAGGTCGGGGTGGTGGGTGCGCAGCAATTCATGGGGTGCGTAGTTTTCCACCACGGCGATTTTCAGGCCGTACAGATCGTCCAGTTTGCGCGGCTGCGGGCCACCGACGTGGGCGAGGATGACGATCGGGAAGTCCAGGTACGGACGGGTGAACGCCAGGTAGGTCTGGCGCTCCGGGGTGGACATGATGCCCGGCAGCAGGTCCAGGCTGCCCTGTTTCGCTTGCTCCAGCACCACCGTCCAGCTCACCGGCTCTATGGGCGTGAGCTTGATTGCCAGGCGCTGGCGGATCACGTCGATGTAGTCCGCCGCCAGGCCCTGGTAGCGGTTCTGGTCGTCCCGGAACTCGAAGGGCGGCCACGAGGCGTCCACGCCCAGGCGCAAGTCCGGGTGAGCCGCCAGCCAGGCACGTTCTTCGTCGGTCAGAGTCAGCGCGCCAGCCGTTGCGGTCCAGGTGATCAGCGACAGCAAAAAAAGCACGGTCGGCAGTCTGGGCATAACGGTCTCGTTATGGCACGGGGGAATGTTTCGAGTGTAGACGGGCTGCGCGGGGGGAGGGAGGGGCGGGGGATTTAATCTGCCGCAAAACAAAACCCCCGGCCTGGGCCGGGGGTTCTGGTGTCACTCGTCGAGGAAGGAGCGCAGATGCTCGCTCCGCGTCGGGTGGCGCAGCTTGCGCAGCGCCTTGGCTTCGATCTGACGGATCCGCTCGCGGGTCACGTCGAACTGCTTGCCGACCTCTTCCAGCGTGTGGTCGGTGTTCATGTCGATGCCGAAACGCATCCGCAGCACCTTGGCTTCACGGGCGGTGAGGCCGGACAGCACTTCGCGGGTCGCTTCCTTCAGGCTCTCCACGGTGGCGACATCGATCGGCGACTGCATGGTCGAGTCTTCGATGAAGTCACCCAGATGGGAGTCTTCGTCATCACCGATCGGGGTTTCCATGGAGATCGGCTCTTTGGCGATCTTCAGTACCTTGCGGATCTTGTCCTCAGGCATCTCCATGCGCTCGCCCAGCTCTTCCGGCGTCGGTTCGCGACCCATTTCCTGCAGCATCTGGCGGGAAATGCGGTTGAGCTTGTTGATCGTCTCGATCATGTGCACCGGAATACGGATGGTGCGCGCCTGGTCGGCGATCGAACGGGTGATGGCTTGACGGATCCACCAGGTCGCGTAGGTCGAGAACTTGTAGCCGCGACGGTATTCGAACTTGTCCACCGCCTTCATCAGGCCGATGTTGCCTTCCTGGATCAGGTCGAGGAACTGCAGGCCGCGGTTGGTGTACTTCTTGGCGATGGAGATCACCAGACGCAGGTTCGCCTCGACCATCTCTTTCTTCGCGCGGCGGGCCTTGGCCTCACCGATCGACATGCGACGGTTGATGTCCTTGATCTCGGCGATGGTCAGGCCGGTTTCGGTCTCCAGCGCGACCAGCTTCTGCTGGCAACGGATGATGTCCGGCTGCAGGCGGGCGATGGCTTCGGCGTATTTGCCTTTGCCTTTGGCCAGGGCATCGGACCAGCTCTCGTCGACTTCGTTGCCCGGGAACTGGCGCAGGAAGTCGGCACGCGGCATGCGGGCGTCACGCACGCACAGCTGCATGATCGCGCGCTCTTGCTGACGCAGGCGGTCCAGGGCGCTGCGGACACGCTCGACCAGGCCTTCGAATTGCTTCGGCACCAGTTTGATCGGCATGAACAGGTCGGCCAGAACCAACAGCTCGGCAATCGCCGCCTTGTTGTGGCGACCGTGCTTCTTCAGCGCCTTGCGGGTGATTTCCATCTGCTCGGCGACCGCGCCGAAACGCTGGGCGGCGATGACCGGATCCGGGCCGCTTTCGGCTTCTTCTTCGTCATCGGAAGATTCGGCGTCGTCATCGTCGTCGGACTCTTCCTCTTTCGCGGCCTTGGCGTCGAGCGGCGGCGGCACTTCGGCGGCCGGCGGCGCAGTGCCGTCGTCCGGATCGATGTAGCCGCTCAGCACGTCGGACAGGCGGCCGCCTTCGGACGTGACGCGGTCGTACTCGGAGAGGATGTGCTCGACGGTGCCGGGGAAGTGGGCGATCGCGCTCATCACTTCACGGATGCCTTCTTCGATCCGCTTGGCGATCTCGATTTCGCCTTCGCGGGTCAGAAGCTCGACCGTACCCATTTCGCGCATGTACATGCGCACGGGATCCGTGGTGCGACCGATGTCGGTCTCCACCGCCGCGAGCGCGGCGGCTGCTTCTTCCGCAGCGGCCTCGTCGGTATCGGCGTCGGCCAGCATAAGGGCGTCCGCATCCGGAGCACTCTCGTGTACGGGGATCCCCATGTCGTTAATCATGCGGATGATGTCTTCCACCTGCTCCGGATCTGAAATATCCTCGGGCAGGTGGTCGTTGACCTCGGCGTAAGTCAGATATTTCTGCTCACGGCCCAGTTTGATCAACTCAATAATACGAGACTGCTGTTGCGCTTTTCCGGACATAACACCCTATCCACTGAAGGTCTTGGCGGGCAAAAAACAAGCCGAGGATTATACCTGAGCTATGACCTCACGCGCCAGTTGAGGTCGGGTTTGAAGCGGGAACATTGCGACTCAACAGGTCGCGCAGCTGGTTTTTTTCGTCGCTGCTCAGTTCGCTTTGACGGGCTTTTCTGAGCAGTTGTTCCAGATTCCGTTCGCGTTGACGGGCTGACAGACTGGAAATGGTGTCGAAAAACTGTTGTTCAAGGTTGTCTCCGTCGATCAGCCATTCCTTCTCGGCCAGCGCCCTGAGCAGGCGACCTTGTTCGGTTCCGTGCCATCGCGCGATCAACTGAATTGAGTTTAGCTTGGGATTCTTCTGTACGGCTTCGAGCAGGGCCACCAGCAATTGCGCGTTGGTCTGGCTTTCGTCCGCGAAGTGCCCGGCGTCCTCGACCTTCTCCGCCAGTTGCGGATGGTGCAGCAAGGTCCGCAGGGCGGCCTGGATCGGCGGCTCGACCGCGGCAGGCACCCGGGGTGTGCGCGGCTGGTCGCGGTCCCCGCCGCGCTTGCCGTTCTTGTCCCAGGGCTTCTTTTCCCACTTCTTGCCGCCGGAACCGGATTTCTTCGGCGTCCACTCCTGCTGCGGCGCGTACATTTCCGCCGCTTGCGGTTGATGGTAGTCGCTGTAGTCCGGCATCGCCCCGTAATCGATACCGGGATCGTACGCCGGCGGCGCTTCCTGCGGCGCGCTCTGGGCCAGTTGGCTGACGGTTTCGCTGTTCAGGCCGGTGATTTCGGTCAGGCGCTGACGCATCAGGATCCGCAGGTTGGCGCCCGGCACCTTTTCGATCAGCGGTGCCGCGAGGGTGACCATGTGCGCCTTGCCCTCGAGCGAACGGGGATCGGCCTCTTCGGTCAGTTGCTGGAAGAAGTAGTCCGCCAGCGGCTGCGCATGTTGGTTGATCCGGGCGCGGAAGGCATCGGTGCCCTCGGCGCGGATCAGCGTATCCGGGTCTTCGCCTTCGGGCAGGAACAGAAAACGCGCGCGTCGGCCGTCCTGCAGGCTCGACAGCGTGGCTTCCAGGGCGCGCCAGGCGGCGTTGCGGCCGGCCTGGTCGCCGTCGAAGCAGAACAGGACGTTGGGCACCACGCGGAACAGGCGCTTCATGTGCTCTTCGCTGGTCGCCGTGCCAAGCGTCGCGACGCCGTTGCGCAGGCCTTGCTGGGCCAGGGCGATGACGTCCATGTAGCCCTCGACGACGATGATCTCGTCGAGGTTGCGGTTGTTCTTGCGGGCTTCGTACAGGCCGTAGAGTTCCTGGCCCTTGTGGAACACCGGAGTCTCCGGCGAGTTCAGGTACTTGGGCTTGTCGTCCCCCAGCACCCTGCCGCCGAACGCGATGATCCGGCCGCGGGTGTCGCGGATCGGGAACATCACCCGGTCGCGGAAGCGGTCGTAGCGCTTGCCGGTCTCGGCGTTCTCGATCAGCAGCCCGGCATCGATCATGGCCTTTTGCTGCAGGGTGTCGCTGCTCAAGTGCTTGAACAGGTTGTCCCAGCCCGGCGGGGCGAACCCCAGGCCGAAGTCCCGGGCGATCTCGCCGGTCAGGCCACGGCCCTTGAGGTAGTCCACGGCGGCCTTGCGCGCCGGGTGGCTCTTGAGCGCCTGCCGGTAGAAGTCGGCCGCCGCGGTCAGCAGCGGGTACAGCGGCGAATCGGTCGGCTGGCGCGGCTTGTGCGAACGGCCGCCTTCCTCCCGCGGGACTTCCATGCCGGCGGCCTTGGCCAGGTCCTCGACCGCCTGGGGGAAATCCAGGTTGTCGTGGTCCATGAGGAAGCCGAGGGCGTTGCCGCCCGCGCCGCAGCCGAAGCAGTAGTAGAACTGCTTGTCGGGGCTGACGCTGAACGACGGGGTCTTTTCCTTGTGGAACGGGCAGCACGCGGTGAAGTTCTTGCCGGCCTTCTTCAATTGCACGCGCGAACTGACCACGTCGACGATGTCGGTGCGGTTCAGAAGGTCGTCAATGAAGCTCTGGGGGATCAACCCGGCCATGGCGTTCTCGTCGTCTGCGCTCAAAGGATCCGATGCGATGGGCGCAAAGGACGTGGCTCATCCGGCGGGGCGCGTGCTTTCGGCGGCTCGACCGGTGTCGTCTGCGTGATCGCTGTCGGGAAGTGTATCTGCCGAAATTCCCTTGGCGTTAGCAGCCATCGGATTCCGACCGTTTGAAAGTGTTGCGCTGAATCCGCTGACGGCCGGTATGCGGCCTCGGATAGCTCATGAAGCAGGCAGGTGCCTTGGGCTGATCGTCGTGAGAGGAATCAGTGGGTGTGCTCGTCGGCAGCCTTGAAAGGCCCGTCAGAAAAGACGTGCACCGCTGGCAAAGGAGCCAGGCCTGACGCGGTGAAGCGGATTTGTCTCGGTCGCATGTGCGGCTTCGACGGTGAAGCATCAAGCGTTTTCCGCAAATGCCATAAGCCCGGCGGAAGGCCGGGCTTGGCAGAAGCTTGCTACGAACGTCTGCGTATCAGTACAGACGAACGGCGCGGCGCTGTTCGCGCTGAACTTTCTTGGCGTGACGCTTAACAGCGGCTGCTGCCTTGCGCTTACGCTCGGAAGTTGGCTTCTCGTAAAATTCGCGGCTACGAACTTCAGCCAGTACACCGGCTTTTTCGCAGGAGCGCTTGAAACGACGCAGAGCTACGTCGAAGGGTTCATTCTCTTTAACTTTGACGGCTGGCATCCAGAGCTACCTTCATTCATTACCGGGGTCAACATCCTCGCGGCAAAAGAGCACTTGAAGACGTCGGTTTTTAAGGGTTGCGGATGTTAACCCCTCAACGCTCGGAATGCAAAGCCTCTGATCGAAAACCGCTGGTCGGAGCATCACGCGGCGACTATCATGCGCGCCTT
This Pseudomonas ekonensis DNA region includes the following protein-coding sequences:
- a CDS encoding RNA ligase RtcB family protein gives rise to the protein MGTCIRNLSDGAVLVAADDTWIEGKAIQQLETTARLGGMHRVAGMPDLHPGRGYPVGAAFFSVGRLYPTLVGNDIGCGMALWRTDIPTAKLHLDKLEKRLGNLDLPLDETWQEAVASFGLPATGHERSLGTIGGGNHFAELQQLDEGYDDAALAALGIERKHLLLLVHSGSRGLGEAILREQVDLFGHHGLEAGSEASTHYLSRHNGALRFAEANRQLIARRMLDRLRADGDVLLDINHNLVSPAQVDGLDGWLHRKGATPSDQGAVVIPGSRGDYSYLVQPIADERSLLSLAHGAGRKWMRSECKDRLASRYSVEQLSRTALGSRVICADRALIYEEAPEAYKAIDSVVGALREAGLVRVLARLKPVLTYKTRGGCC
- a CDS encoding flavin monoamine oxidase family protein, with the protein product MNKNNRHPADGKKPVTIFGPDFPFAFDDWIEHPAGLGSIPEQHHGAEVAIVGAGIAGLVAAYELMKLGLKPVVYEASKLGGRLRSQAFNGTDGIVAELGGMRFPVSSTAFYHYVDKLGLETKPFPNPLTPASGSTVIDLEGKTHYAQKLADLPALFQEVADAWADALEDGARFGEIQQAIRDRDVPRLKELWNTLVPLWDDRTFYDFVATSKAFAKLSFHHREVFGQVGFGTGGWDSDFPNSMLEIFRVVMTNCDDHQHLVVGGVEQVPQGIWRHVPERCVHWPQGTSLKSLHRGAPRSGVKKIAHAPGGRFAVTDNNGDTREYAAVLTTCQSWLLTTQIECEETLFSQKMWMALDRTRYMQSSKTFVMVDRPFWKDKDPETGRDLMSMTLTDRLTRGTYLFDNGDDKPGVICLSYSWMSDALKMLPHPVEKRVKLALDALKKIYPKVDIASRIIGDPITVSWEADPHFLGAFKGALPGHYRYNQRMYAHFMQDEMPAEQRGIFIAGDDVSWTPAWVEGAVQTSLNAVWGIMKHFGGATHKENPGPGDVFKDIGPVALPE
- a CDS encoding Lrp/AsnC family transcriptional regulator; translation: MPDIRPPVLDEIDRQLIAALQINARESVAMLARQLGIARTTVTSRLARLEKAKVITGYGVRLGQRVVDGGLQAYVGITVQPRSGKEVLRRLSAMAQVQQLCAVSGEFDYVAWLRTDSPEQLDQLLDQIGSVDGVEKTTTSIILSSKIDRGQPV
- the prfH gene encoding peptide chain release factor H — translated: MILLQLSAAQGPEECALAVAKALLRLQAEADAQAVAVRIVEEEPGPRRGTLRSVLLALDGEQAERLADHWTGSLQWTCNSPYRPGHARKNWFFGGARFAPPAPELASEIHFETLRSSGPGGQHVNTTDSAVRATHLASGVSVKVQSERSQHANKRLALLLIGQRLAQQAEQVDSELRAERRLFHHRIERGNPRRVFRGERFEPADE